Proteins from one Gemmatimonadota bacterium genomic window:
- a CDS encoding NFACT family protein produces the protein MNLSPLTLRRLCDELRPQIDHRLIRDVFLVGRHDLFLSLGDAGHLLLSAHPGRSCLMLTQPPVDAERVRIPWADRYLRGAGIIGVEHVSHERIVHIVVRKRDRIGTVTDSRIICELINRYANVVLVDMRTNRILGTLRTFRARQNRVREIAPGRFYQPPPALDRMLPENAKFSFLVDIPEDARADALVQHIAGLDLLSARELLHIAGFGKKRSLSSSDLANFAEIIRTFFANPPFCDGGLRVLEGDNRNAVCALDIRHTQIEQAYRTLGEAISDVVAGEVQSEALKGRWKNIEKDLKNRLTICERKIGRIRADIDDADHADLYEKMGNVLMCHIAQIPPNVDTITLPDVFDPSREDMVISLNPRRTASENASAYLKRAQKARKGAPILAKRLEVAQRERDEILNYTDRLNTIRSESEFDEIRRELEDARLIKAPKKRPQVRSKRQSGDIHPRRYRTQDGWRVLVGRNNAENDRLTKSSGRDDLFLHVHGCPGSHVILKRDGRADHPSRKTLEEAACLAAYWSKARGAKSVPVNYTEVRYVRKPRGAPPGLVTIRNEKTLMVSPRELKREDE, from the coding sequence ATGAATCTCAGTCCACTAACACTTCGCAGATTATGCGATGAATTGCGGCCTCAGATTGACCACCGTCTGATCCGCGATGTGTTCCTCGTTGGTCGGCACGATCTCTTTTTGTCTCTGGGCGATGCCGGGCATCTCTTGCTTTCCGCACATCCAGGTCGAAGTTGTCTGATGCTGACTCAACCGCCTGTCGATGCCGAGCGCGTACGCATTCCCTGGGCAGATCGCTATTTGCGCGGTGCGGGTATTATTGGCGTTGAGCATGTTTCCCACGAACGCATTGTGCATATCGTAGTTCGCAAGCGCGACCGCATTGGCACGGTTACCGATTCCCGCATTATATGCGAATTGATCAACAGGTATGCCAATGTCGTTCTCGTCGATATGAGAACGAACCGAATCCTGGGGACGCTCAGGACCTTTCGCGCGCGCCAGAACCGCGTGCGGGAAATAGCTCCGGGAAGATTCTATCAGCCGCCGCCAGCACTCGACCGCATGCTGCCGGAAAACGCGAAGTTTTCCTTTTTGGTCGATATTCCCGAAGATGCGCGCGCCGATGCGCTTGTACAACATATTGCGGGGCTTGACCTTTTATCTGCGCGCGAATTGCTTCATATTGCTGGTTTTGGCAAAAAACGCTCACTTTCCTCCAGCGATCTTGCAAACTTTGCAGAGATTATCCGCACCTTTTTTGCGAATCCGCCATTTTGTGACGGGGGCCTGCGCGTACTCGAAGGGGATAATCGCAACGCGGTTTGTGCGCTTGATATTCGGCATACGCAGATAGAACAAGCGTATCGCACGCTCGGCGAAGCCATATCGGATGTTGTGGCAGGCGAAGTCCAGTCTGAAGCTCTTAAAGGGCGGTGGAAAAATATCGAGAAGGATCTAAAAAACCGCCTGACTATTTGCGAGCGAAAAATTGGGCGTATCCGCGCAGATATCGACGATGCGGATCATGCAGATCTATATGAAAAGATGGGGAATGTGCTGATGTGCCACATCGCGCAGATTCCTCCAAATGTCGATACCATAACGCTTCCCGATGTGTTTGATCCGTCTCGTGAGGATATGGTTATCTCCCTCAATCCGCGGCGTACGGCCTCGGAAAATGCCAGCGCGTATCTCAAGCGGGCGCAGAAAGCGCGAAAGGGCGCACCTATTCTCGCCAAACGCCTTGAGGTTGCACAGAGGGAGAGGGATGAAATCCTGAATTATACAGATCGTCTCAACACTATCCGTTCGGAATCCGAGTTCGACGAGATACGGCGGGAACTGGAAGATGCGCGTCTGATCAAAGCGCCCAAAAAGAGGCCTCAAGTCAGGTCTAAACGCCAGAGTGGCGATATTCACCCCAGACGGTATCGCACACAGGATGGTTGGCGCGTGCTGGTGGGGCGAAATAATGCGGAAAACGACAGGCTTACCAAAAGTTCAGGCCGAGACGATCTCTTTTTGCATGTTCACGGATGCCCGGGGTCCCATGTGATTCTCAAACGCGATGGCAGAGCGGATCACCCCTCTCGAAAAACGCTTGAAGAGGCGGCCTGTCTGGCGGCTTATTGGAGCAAAGCGCGGGGTGCTAAAAGTGTACCGGTCAATTATACGGAGGTTCGCTATGTGCGAAAGCCGCGCGGGGCACCGCCGGGGCTGGTCACGATTCGGAATGAAAAAACTCTGATGGTCTCGCCTCGCGAACTCAAGCGCGAGGACGAATAG
- a CDS encoding NAD(P)-dependent oxidoreductase — MARKRVLITGAAGRIGVVLTDGLYERYQLRVLYNRTVLDQKYDEEVMVGNITDLEKMEEAVDGMDAVVHMAGNPSGGATFEETVEANIIGTYNIYEACKRRGVKRVIFASTNHVTGMYEKKGPVYTTWEMPVRPDSYYGASKAYGEALGRYYVDAYGLSVICHRIGSFQPVSSVQNRGSDRILSSWLSYKDTVQLTWRSIEAPEKIDFAIYYGISGNTRAYWDIQNAREEIGYDPVDNAEDYV, encoded by the coding sequence GTGGCGCGAAAGAGGGTGTTGATTACAGGTGCAGCAGGGCGTATTGGCGTGGTTCTCACAGATGGCTTGTACGAGCGATATCAACTGAGGGTGCTTTACAATCGCACAGTTTTAGATCAGAAGTACGACGAGGAAGTGATGGTGGGAAATATCACGGATCTGGAGAAGATGGAAGAGGCTGTGGATGGCATGGATGCGGTGGTTCACATGGCGGGCAATCCATCGGGTGGGGCGACGTTTGAAGAAACTGTGGAGGCGAATATTATTGGTACCTACAATATTTACGAGGCGTGCAAGCGCAGGGGGGTGAAGCGGGTCATTTTTGCCAGTACCAATCACGTTACCGGTATGTACGAGAAGAAGGGCCCGGTTTATACGACCTGGGAAATGCCCGTGCGTCCCGATAGTTATTACGGTGCGAGCAAAGCGTATGGCGAAGCGTTGGGACGGTATTATGTCGATGCGTATGGTCTGTCTGTGATTTGCCATCGCATTGGGTCTTTTCAGCCCGTGTCTTCTGTTCAGAATCGAGGCAGTGACCGCATTTTGTCGTCCTGGCTGAGTTATAAAGATACGGTGCAACTGACCTGGCGGAGCATTGAGGCACCGGAGAAGATTGATTTTGCGATTTATTACGGTATTTCGGGTAATACGCGAGCGTATTGGGATATTCAAAATGCGCGCGAAGAGATCGGGTACGATCCCGTGGATAATGCCGAAGATTATGTTTAG
- a CDS encoding Fic family protein, producing MSNVIEEIDRLKRELDELRPLPSDVLARVEQKLRIESNYHSNAVEGNSLTLGETRSLILHGLTAHGKPMRDHLDIEGHDEAVKAMEDAVRRNESLNEVFIRNLHKVLLKEPYENDAITPDEQPVKRRIAIGEYKTQPNNVRTSTGEIYYFTPPDQVKSAMGDLIDWYRKQEDEGEHPVVIAATFHYRFIRIHPFDDGNGRMARLLMNMILIKHGYTVAVVPVEERGQYIGMLEQADKTEDLAEFIIYIAACCEYTLNLHLKAARGGDIEDVEDINKEIALFKRSLEKSTRETIEAREYEKDTGDTIEAREYAEKVLYPLCFYCKEKVEQFSDLFEDVLVHSDDSFVSEVGNQTTIFSLLKFEDNSDTWPENALLISSYIEFHLQDFQEKQGDSFYLQIENGADSNSCVWEFYSRELDYKKEYTGQDLEVLKKMFNDMIRFMMNKLSEQSDDQEAG from the coding sequence ATGAGCAACGTCATTGAAGAAATTGATCGGCTGAAAAGAGAGTTGGACGAATTGCGTCCATTGCCTTCCGATGTTCTCGCCCGGGTAGAACAAAAACTACGGATTGAGTCGAATTATCACTCCAATGCCGTAGAAGGCAATAGTCTGACGCTCGGAGAAACGAGAAGTTTGATCCTCCATGGGCTTACTGCTCATGGGAAGCCCATGCGCGATCATCTGGATATTGAAGGGCATGATGAGGCGGTAAAGGCTATGGAGGATGCAGTAAGAAGAAACGAGTCTCTCAATGAGGTTTTTATACGCAATCTCCATAAAGTATTGTTGAAGGAGCCGTACGAAAACGACGCGATAACGCCAGATGAACAGCCTGTGAAACGACGCATTGCTATTGGAGAATATAAGACACAGCCCAATAATGTGCGAACTTCTACGGGAGAGATTTATTATTTTACGCCGCCAGATCAGGTGAAATCGGCGATGGGCGATCTTATAGATTGGTATAGGAAACAAGAGGACGAGGGCGAGCATCCGGTTGTCATAGCTGCTACGTTTCACTACCGGTTTATCCGTATCCATCCTTTTGATGATGGTAATGGCCGTATGGCGCGGCTTTTGATGAATATGATTTTGATCAAGCACGGGTACACGGTGGCCGTGGTTCCCGTTGAAGAGAGAGGTCAATACATCGGGATGCTGGAGCAAGCGGATAAGACCGAAGATTTGGCGGAGTTTATCATCTATATTGCGGCCTGTTGCGAATATACCCTGAATCTCCATCTAAAAGCCGCTCGTGGAGGGGATATTGAAGATGTGGAGGATATAAATAAAGAGATCGCGCTATTTAAACGTTCTTTGGAAAAAAGCACGAGGGAGACAATTGAAGCGAGAGAATACGAAAAGGATACGGGCGACACAATTGAAGCGAGAGAATACGCAGAAAAGGTGCTGTATCCATTATGCTTTTATTGCAAAGAGAAGGTCGAACAGTTTTCCGACCTGTTCGAGGATGTTCTTGTACATTCTGATGACTCTTTTGTAAGCGAGGTTGGCAACCAAACTACTATTTTTTCGTTATTAAAATTCGAAGATAATAGTGACACTTGGCCGGAAAACGCGCTTCTTATTTCTTCTTACATCGAATTTCATTTACAGGATTTTCAGGAGAAGCAAGGTGACTCTTTTTACTTGCAAATTGAAAATGGAGCAGACTCAAATAGTTGTGTATGGGAGTTTTATTCACGGGAGCTTGATTATAAAAAAGAATATACAGGGCAAGATTTAGAGGTGCTCAAGAAGATGTTTAACGATATGATACGGTTCATGATGAACAAGCTATCGGAGCAATCTGATGATCAAGAAGCCGGATGA
- the nfsA gene encoding oxygen-insensitive NADPH nitroreductase has product MSNPTIDVLMSHRSIRRFEDRPLPDGVLETLIRCGQQASTSSNLQAYTVIHVADPERKKKLAELCADQVQIHQSAAFLAFCADLHRDRMANQMHGVERFDGDYVEALMIATVDVALMMQNVAIAAESMGLGICMIGAMRNNPKAVGKLLGLPPYVVAVSGFCIGYPAQEPEVKPRLPVDAVLHRERYLDDETHCAIMKDYDEKMVAFYASQGMHEGDQRWTTVVGGRTGQFHAREELDEFLTAQGFKLRR; this is encoded by the coding sequence ATGTCGAATCCCACGATTGATGTGTTGATGTCGCACAGGAGTATTCGGAGGTTTGAAGATCGGCCGTTGCCCGATGGGGTGTTGGAGACGCTGATTCGGTGCGGGCAGCAGGCGAGTACGTCGAGTAATTTGCAGGCTTATACGGTGATTCATGTGGCTGATCCCGAGCGCAAGAAGAAGTTGGCCGAGTTGTGTGCCGATCAGGTGCAGATTCATCAGAGTGCGGCATTTTTGGCTTTTTGTGCGGATTTGCATCGGGATCGGATGGCGAATCAGATGCACGGGGTTGAGCGATTTGATGGGGATTATGTCGAGGCGTTGATGATTGCGACGGTGGATGTCGCGCTGATGATGCAGAATGTGGCTATTGCTGCGGAGTCTATGGGGTTGGGCATTTGTATGATTGGGGCGATGCGGAATAATCCAAAGGCTGTGGGTAAATTGCTCGGTTTGCCACCTTATGTTGTTGCGGTGTCGGGATTTTGTATTGGGTATCCCGCACAGGAGCCAGAGGTGAAACCGCGGTTGCCCGTCGATGCGGTGTTGCACAGAGAGCGTTATCTGGACGATGAGACGCATTGCGCGATTATGAAGGATTACGATGAGAAGATGGTGGCGTTTTATGCGTCACAGGGGATGCACGAAGGAGATCAGCGCTGGACGACGGTGGTGGGCGGGCGCACCGGGCAATTTCATGCGCGTGAGGAACTGGACGAGTTTCTGACAGCGCAGGGGTTTAAGTTGCGAAGATAA
- a CDS encoding ThuA domain-containing protein: MKVLILSGPNHRFDASAEVIHGFLGAQDDLSVALEDNKDVLTSDALDDFDVLVHGTGFTRTERDADGAVNRLPDLTPEQEEGLFDFVAGGKGLVGIHGTAWWIGGRAVDLIGGHANWHPPGLTFTVNIADDAHPITQGVDDFEVEDEIYMSAWDPAVHILATADWSDKQHPMAWVKDYGEGRVFYTTLGHGPGTFERAGMQQLVTQGVRWAGGNS, translated from the coding sequence ATGAAAGTGCTGATTTTATCGGGGCCGAACCATCGGTTTGATGCAAGTGCCGAGGTTATCCATGGATTTTTGGGCGCTCAGGACGATTTGTCTGTCGCGCTTGAAGACAATAAGGATGTGCTGACTTCAGACGCTTTGGACGATTTTGATGTGCTGGTACACGGTACGGGATTCACGCGCACAGAGCGGGATGCTGATGGGGCGGTGAATCGCTTGCCGGATTTGACGCCCGAGCAAGAAGAGGGACTGTTTGATTTTGTGGCAGGTGGCAAGGGTCTGGTGGGTATCCACGGTACGGCCTGGTGGATTGGTGGGCGGGCTGTGGATTTAATTGGCGGACACGCAAACTGGCATCCGCCGGGATTGACGTTTACTGTGAATATTGCAGATGACGCGCATCCCATTACGCAGGGGGTCGATGATTTTGAAGTGGAAGACGAGATTTATATGTCGGCGTGGGATCCCGCTGTTCACATTTTGGCAACCGCGGATTGGAGCGATAAGCAGCATCCCATGGCCTGGGTGAAAGATTATGGCGAAGGACGGGTATTTTACACGACTCTGGGACACGGGCCAGGTACATTTGAGCGGGCAGGGATGCAGCAACTGGTTACGCAGGGCGTGAGATGGGCTGGAGGGAACTCGTAA
- a CDS encoding BNR-4 repeat-containing protein — protein sequence MTLTLNQKDTGYRGIWYYNQPSGDEYVYKYSGGLGTYCAKHRPFAVYRPEVEKTFFCYGGTPLDAHLKHTEEDLNGDHSFSRNRSGFLLHMISYFDHKTRQVPRPTILLDKNTADAHDNPVISIDDKGYIWIFSTAHGLSRPSYIHRSAKPYAIDEFEQIDATYRLNGEERPMDNFSYMQAWHLPRRGFINFVTRYKDPADRTLFFMTSPNGVNWSEWTRLSAIEKGHYQISICSSQKAVTAFNYHPDPLGVNWRTNLYYLETPDFGQTWQNAAGEPVEIPLTTPHNNALVRDYEAEGLKVYLKDIRLDPQGKPVILVITSKGYESGPENDPRTWTLLQWTGSDWHAHPITTSDSNYDMGSLYLETDGTWRVIAPTETGPQPYNPGGEMAMWERSEQTWMRVKKLTQNSTRNHTYARSPVNAHPDFYALWADGNARRASKSCLYFCDKKGNVYQLPETMERDFEHPISL from the coding sequence ATGACCCTCACCTTAAACCAAAAAGACACGGGCTACCGCGGAATATGGTATTACAATCAGCCATCCGGCGATGAATACGTGTACAAATACAGCGGCGGATTGGGCACGTACTGTGCCAAACATCGCCCCTTTGCCGTGTACCGTCCCGAAGTCGAAAAAACCTTCTTCTGTTATGGCGGCACCCCCCTTGACGCACACCTCAAACACACCGAAGAAGACCTCAATGGCGATCACTCGTTCTCCCGCAATCGCAGCGGCTTTCTCCTGCACATGATCTCCTACTTCGACCACAAAACCCGACAGGTACCCCGACCGACCATCCTCCTCGACAAAAACACAGCCGACGCCCACGACAACCCCGTCATATCCATAGACGACAAAGGCTATATCTGGATCTTCTCAACCGCACACGGCTTATCGCGCCCCTCGTATATCCACCGAAGTGCAAAACCCTACGCCATCGACGAATTTGAACAAATTGACGCGACCTATCGCCTCAATGGCGAAGAACGGCCCATGGACAACTTCTCCTACATGCAAGCCTGGCACTTACCCCGTCGCGGCTTCATCAACTTTGTCACCCGCTACAAAGACCCGGCCGACCGCACCCTCTTCTTCATGACCAGCCCAAACGGCGTCAACTGGTCCGAATGGACGCGCCTATCCGCCATCGAAAAAGGACACTATCAAATCAGTATATGCTCCAGCCAAAAAGCCGTCACGGCCTTCAACTACCATCCCGATCCCCTCGGCGTCAACTGGCGCACCAACCTCTACTATCTCGAAACCCCCGACTTTGGACAAACCTGGCAAAACGCGGCCGGTGAACCCGTTGAAATACCGCTTACAACCCCACACAACAACGCCCTCGTGCGCGACTACGAAGCAGAAGGACTAAAAGTCTATCTCAAAGACATTCGCCTCGATCCACAGGGCAAACCCGTCATCCTCGTCATCACCAGCAAAGGTTATGAATCGGGACCGGAAAATGATCCGCGCACCTGGACCCTATTGCAATGGACGGGAAGCGACTGGCACGCCCACCCCATCACCACATCCGACAGCAACTACGACATGGGGTCCCTCTACCTCGAAACCGACGGCACCTGGCGCGTCATCGCCCCCACAGAAACCGGACCACAACCCTACAATCCCGGCGGAGAAATGGCGATGTGGGAACGCAGTGAACAAACGTGGATGCGCGTCAAAAAACTCACGCAAAACAGCACCCGCAACCACACCTACGCCCGAAGCCCCGTCAATGCTCACCCCGACTTCTACGCCCTTTGGGCCGACGGCAATGCGCGACGTGCATCCAAATCCTGCCTCTACTTCTGCGACAAAAAAGGCAACGTCTATCAACTCCCCGAAACAATGGAAAGAGATTTCGAGCACCCGATCTCCCTTTGA
- a CDS encoding type II toxin-antitoxin system RelE/ParE family toxin: MYSVQILRRAMRDISRLPSQYARLVSNHINRLSENPRPADAKRLQARTDYSLRVGVYRILYEIDDRTRIVTIYRVKHRRDVYR; encoded by the coding sequence ATGTATAGCGTTCAAATCCTTCGGCGTGCGATGAGAGATATTTCAAGGCTTCCATCGCAATATGCCCGGCTGGTGAGCAATCATATTAATCGTCTTTCAGAAAATCCTCGTCCTGCAGATGCAAAAAGGCTTCAGGCAAGAACAGATTACAGTTTGCGTGTGGGCGTTTATCGGATTCTATATGAAATAGATGATCGCACACGGATTGTCACCATCTATCGGGTGAAACACCGCCGCGATGTCTATCGCTGA
- a CDS encoding AAA family ATPase: protein MSEKRPFSPAELQKDLKNFLEEKYGNQVVFPQGEADGIQEGPRVEEPAEQTIDFDLKPEELEAYLNEYVVQQSEAKEVLSTKICTHYNRMKLDREDPEFSRKNVGHIKNNILLIGPTGVGKTYLIKLIAQRIGVPFVKGDATKFSETGYVGGDVEDLIRELVREANGSIEMAQYGIVYIDEIDKIASASNLVGPDVSRTGVQRNLLKLMEETDVDLKAPHDLTSQMESMMQFQRSGKVERQKINTRNILFIVSGAFSGLDDIVRKRLNLGKVGFQSGRDISREQDHTELLQHAKTEDMIEYGFESEFVGRLPVTAVLTPLSVDDLYAILQSQTSSVILGKKRDFKAYGIDLTFDDDALRLLAEQAALEQTGARSLVSVCERALLKFEKSLPSTEIDSFHVTKNVIEDPEHALQQLLVLRGTGAFVKRFQDAYGIALTFDDEALRALAEKAAKENRTVDEVCPDLFDDYGHGLKLLGHQSYVITAEAVRQPKGYLNGLVKTFYQGEHNKA from the coding sequence ATGTCTGAAAAAAGACCTTTTTCTCCTGCAGAATTGCAAAAAGATCTCAAAAACTTCCTCGAAGAAAAATACGGAAATCAGGTAGTCTTTCCGCAGGGAGAAGCCGACGGGATACAGGAAGGTCCCCGCGTGGAAGAACCCGCAGAACAAACCATAGATTTTGACCTCAAGCCCGAAGAATTAGAGGCTTATCTAAACGAATATGTGGTGCAGCAATCCGAAGCAAAAGAAGTATTATCTACCAAGATATGTACGCACTACAATCGCATGAAACTCGACCGCGAAGACCCGGAATTTTCGCGCAAAAATGTGGGACACATCAAAAACAATATCCTCCTGATTGGGCCTACGGGCGTGGGCAAAACGTACTTGATTAAGTTGATTGCACAACGCATTGGCGTTCCATTTGTCAAAGGCGATGCGACAAAATTCAGCGAAACGGGATATGTGGGCGGCGATGTCGAAGACCTGATTCGAGAACTCGTGCGCGAAGCCAATGGCAGCATTGAAATGGCGCAATACGGCATCGTGTACATCGACGAAATAGACAAAATCGCATCCGCTTCAAATCTGGTCGGTCCAGACGTATCGCGCACGGGAGTTCAGCGCAACTTGCTCAAGCTCATGGAAGAAACCGATGTCGATCTCAAAGCACCACACGACCTCACATCGCAGATGGAATCCATGATGCAATTTCAGCGCAGCGGCAAAGTAGAGCGTCAAAAAATTAACACGCGCAACATCCTGTTTATCGTAAGCGGCGCATTTAGCGGCCTTGACGACATCGTGCGGAAGCGTCTCAATCTGGGCAAAGTCGGGTTCCAATCCGGGCGCGACATATCTCGCGAACAGGACCACACAGAACTTTTGCAACACGCCAAAACAGAAGACATGATCGAATACGGTTTTGAATCTGAGTTTGTGGGCCGATTGCCCGTAACAGCAGTCTTAACGCCCTTGAGCGTTGATGATCTCTACGCGATTTTGCAAAGCCAGACCAGTTCGGTAATTCTGGGCAAAAAACGCGACTTCAAAGCCTACGGCATTGATCTAACTTTTGACGACGACGCCCTCAGGTTATTGGCCGAACAGGCCGCATTGGAACAAACCGGCGCGCGAAGCCTGGTCAGCGTATGTGAACGCGCGTTACTAAAATTTGAAAAATCATTGCCCTCGACAGAAATCGATTCGTTTCACGTCACGAAAAATGTGATTGAAGACCCCGAACACGCGCTTCAGCAGTTGCTGGTCTTGCGGGGCACGGGCGCGTTTGTCAAGCGATTCCAGGACGCCTATGGTATCGCGCTCACCTTTGACGATGAAGCACTGCGCGCACTTGCCGAAAAGGCTGCAAAAGAAAATCGAACAGTTGACGAAGTCTGTCCTGATTTGTTCGATGATTACGGACACGGACTAAAGCTGTTGGGTCACCAATCTTACGTCATTACCGCAGAAGCCGTGCGCCAGCCCAAAGGCTATCTCAACGGCCTGGTAAAAACCTTCTATCAAGGGGAACACAACAAAGCTTAA
- the murQ gene encoding N-acetylmuramic acid 6-phosphate etherase, which produces MKMNKQVSKWAGLLTEQRNSNSTHIDRCSTVDALRLINTEDQKVARAVEGVIDDVARAVDFVVSAFQKGGRLFYVGAGTSGRLGVLDASECPPTYGLSPDLVQGVIAGGIPALTRSQEGAEDHPEDGKAALKDLGCTSDDVVMGIAASGVTPFVLGALEYAQCIGAKTLFFTCNPDVAEKARADVAIVPVVGPEVITGSTRMKAGTATKLVLNMITTTAMIRLGKVYENLMVDLTPTCEKLIDRAERILEIVSDLTPEESRRALDNAQGDLKTAIVMTKRAVSIETARELLRQNDGVINRVLVD; this is translated from the coding sequence ATGAAAATGAATAAACAGGTCTCAAAGTGGGCTGGATTGCTCACCGAACAGCGCAATTCCAATAGCACCCATATTGATCGGTGTTCGACAGTGGATGCACTGCGCCTTATCAATACCGAAGATCAAAAAGTAGCGCGTGCTGTTGAGGGTGTGATAGACGATGTTGCCCGTGCTGTCGATTTCGTGGTGTCGGCATTCCAAAAGGGCGGTCGTCTCTTTTATGTCGGTGCGGGAACCAGCGGTCGCCTCGGCGTTCTCGATGCGTCTGAATGCCCGCCGACTTACGGCTTATCGCCCGATCTCGTTCAGGGGGTTATCGCGGGCGGTATTCCCGCTTTGACGCGTTCACAAGAAGGCGCAGAAGACCATCCAGAAGACGGCAAAGCAGCACTTAAAGATCTCGGCTGCACGTCCGATGATGTTGTTATGGGCATTGCGGCGAGTGGGGTGACGCCTTTCGTGCTGGGTGCGCTCGAATACGCGCAATGCATTGGCGCAAAGACTTTGTTTTTTACATGCAATCCAGATGTCGCAGAAAAGGCGCGCGCAGATGTCGCGATTGTTCCTGTGGTGGGGCCAGAGGTCATTACCGGTTCGACGCGTATGAAAGCGGGCACGGCAACCAAACTCGTGCTCAATATGATTACTACAACTGCTATGATCCGCCTGGGCAAAGTCTATGAAAATCTGATGGTTGATCTCACGCCGACCTGCGAAAAACTCATAGATCGCGCCGAGCGCATTTTGGAGATTGTATCTGATCTGACCCCTGAAGAAAGTCGCCGGGCACTCGACAACGCACAAGGGGATCTCAAAACGGCGATTGTCATGACAAAACGGGCTGTCTCTATAGAAACAGCCCGTGAATTACTGCGGCAAAACGATGGTGTTATCAATAGGGTTCTGGTGGATTAA
- the folD gene encoding bifunctional methylenetetrahydrofolate dehydrogenase/methenyltetrahydrofolate cyclohydrolase FolD → MMAKIINGTDLSKTMRAEMVEEVRHLKTNHNRTPGLAVVLVGDDPASISYIKGKRKACADIGIYSIEHTLTADQPESDLLDTIEQLNDDDSIHGILVQLPLPEGFDEQTTLNSISPDKDVDGLHPVNLGRLMRGEEGFLPCTPHGVQQILKRGNFEVAGKHVVIVGRSTLVGRPLANILSQKTTNATVTLCHTGTRDLGHFTRQADILIVVTGHPNTVTADMIQDGAVVIDIGVNRVPDKSKKAGYRLIGDVDYTAISKKARAITPVPGGVGPMTITMLLYNTITSAKRMYGLA, encoded by the coding sequence ATCATGGCAAAAATCATAAACGGCACAGACCTGTCCAAAACCATGCGCGCTGAAATGGTCGAAGAAGTCAGGCACCTCAAAACAAATCACAACCGCACCCCCGGCCTCGCGGTCGTACTCGTCGGCGACGATCCGGCATCCATATCCTACATCAAAGGCAAACGCAAAGCCTGTGCAGACATCGGCATATATTCTATTGAACACACCCTGACAGCCGACCAACCCGAATCCGACCTCCTCGACACCATAGAACAACTCAACGACGACGATTCCATTCACGGCATCCTCGTTCAACTCCCCCTGCCCGAAGGCTTTGACGAACAAACCACCCTCAACAGCATCTCACCCGACAAAGATGTAGATGGTCTCCACCCGGTCAACCTCGGCCGCCTCATGCGCGGCGAAGAAGGCTTTTTGCCCTGCACGCCCCACGGCGTACAACAAATCCTCAAACGCGGCAACTTCGAAGTTGCGGGCAAACATGTCGTCATCGTAGGGCGCAGCACCCTGGTGGGCCGTCCGCTCGCCAACATCCTCTCGCAAAAAACCACAAATGCCACCGTCACCTTATGCCATACCGGCACGCGCGACCTCGGGCACTTCACCCGTCAGGCAGATATCCTCATTGTGGTGACAGGACATCCCAACACCGTCACCGCCGACATGATACAGGATGGCGCAGTCGTCATCGACATCGGTGTCAACCGCGTACCCGACAAATCCAAAAAAGCGGGTTATCGCCTCATTGGCGACGTCGATTACACGGCCATCAGCAAAAAAGCGCGCGCCATCACACCCGTCCCGGGCGGCGTTGGTCCCATGACCATCACCATGCTCCTGTACAACACCATAACATCGGCAAAACGCATGTACGGCCTCGCATAA